A stretch of DNA from Lentisphaerota bacterium:
ACAAGGGTCTCGAGACGCGAGATCACGTCGCGCGGCGAGTTGGCATGCACCGTGGTGAGCGAGCCGTCATGCCCCGTGTTCATCGCCTGGAGCATGTCGAGCGCCTCGCCGCCGCGACATTCGCCCACGATGATCCGGTCGGGCCTCATGCGCAGGGCGTTGCGGACCAGGTCTCGGATGATAACCGCGCCACGGCCCTCGATGTTCGGCGGTCGCGACTCGAGCCGAACCACGTGAGGCTGGACGAGGCGCAGTTCCGCCGCATCTTCAACGGTGATGATCCGGTCCTCTTCCGGGATGAAGGCGCTGAGTGTGTTGAGAAGCGTCGTCTTGCCCGAGCCGGTGCCGCCGGAGACAATGATGTTCTTGCGCAGCAGGACGCAGATGCGGAGCAGATCAACCATCGGCTGACTCCACGAGCCGAAGCGGATGAGATCCTGATCGGTAAAGGCGATTTTTGAAAATTTCCGAATGGTGATGCACGGGCCCGAGAGGGAGAGGGGGTGGATGATCGCATTGACGCGCGAGCCATCGGGAAGGCGGGCGTCGACATAGGGCTGGCTCTCGTCGATGCGTCGGCCGATCGGCGAGACGATCCTTTCGATGATGGCCAGCACCGACGCGTCATCCATGAAGGTGTCTCCCGTCAATTCAACCCTGCCGCCGCGTTCGACGTAGATCTGCTGCGGGCCGTTGACCATGATTTCGGTGACGGAGTCGTCCTCCAAAAAATCATCCAATGGGCCGAAGCCCATGGCCTCGTTGTAAATCTCACGGGCGAGCCGGGCGGGGTCGAGACCGGTCGGGAGGCGCTGTTTCTCCTGGATCTCGCGAATAATGGCGTCGAGGGTTTCGCGGGTCCGTTTTTGAAGCTCCTCGGTGTTGACGCGCGAGTTGGTCAGCCGTTTGAGGTCGATCCGCTGCAGGACTTCACGGTGAATCTGGTTTTTGACTTCGCGGCGGATCGCCGCCTGTGGATCGGCGAGCGAAGCCGGGCGAGATGCGGGCGCGCTCGTGATCGGTTCAGGCATGGTCGAGGCGGACGGGGCCTGGAAGCGTGGCGGTGGCGGGAAGGGCGCGCGGGGCGCTCCAACCGCCACGACGGCGGGAAGCGTGAGGGAGAGGGTGTAGGGGCCGGCCACGATGGAGTGAGTGGCCGAGGTGAGGGGGCGGCACCCGTGGAGCAGGGCACCGTCGAGGTGGGTCCCGTTGCTGGAATCGAGATCCTCGATGGTCGACCCTTCAGGAGAGAGCGTCAGAACGGCATGACGCTCGCTGACGTCGGGAGAGCGGAGGCGGATGCCGCACCCTTCGCCGCGACCGATCAGGTAGACCCCGGGCTGGAGGTCGAAAGCAGCCGGCGGCTGGTCAGGGCGGACAATGGTGAGCTTGAAAGTCATGGGTCAGGCGGAACGAGTCAGTGGGTGCGTTTGTGCAGGAGTTCCTGACGGGCGATGTTGAGCGTCTTGATCGCCTCCTGAATGTGATCGAAGTTGACGCGCGGGGGGTCGTTCTCGACGGCGACGTCAGAGGAGTTGCGCAGGGCCAGCACGAGTCGCCCCTTGATCTGTTCGGCGAAGACGAGCATCTCGGCCTCGCGGGGGGTTACGGACAGGGTGACGGTGCTGTAGGATCCTGACCGGCTGGCGGAACTGAAGGTTTTTGCGGTTTCGCGGCCCGTGGCGAGAATGGTGACGTTTTGGAGTACGGTGAGCGTCACCAATTCCAATTCGAGCGGATTGCGCGCAGAGGGAAAACTGAAGGTTCCGAGCACGTCGACCCGGTCATTGGGGCGGACCATGCCGCTGACCGACGAGGAGCCGCTGACGTTGATCGAGAGGGCGCGCATCTGGTTAGGGATGTCGTCGGCCATGCCGCGCGAGCCGGGTGCGCCGCCTTCGAGGTCACTCCAGAAGATGGGGGAGAGATGTTCGAGCAGGCGCATCGTTTTGCGCCCGAACAGGAACTGCGCGTCTTCGCTGAGAACCGCATGCCCGCGGACGGCGCTCTCCGGAACGGCGCTTACGCCGAGGTCTGTGTGTTGCAGCACGGTCCCTGCGGGGAGGTCGCGCTTGACCACCACGATATTGATCATCCGCTGGGAGCGCTTGAAGTCGGCGATCATTCGGGCGACCTCTCTGTCCTTGGCGTTGAGATACTGCTTGGTGAACAGAGCGGCCAGGATGCCGATGACGACGGAGATGATCAAAATCAGTTTTTGTTTCATAGCGGCTGTTCCGATGCTGAATGGGACGGGGAGAGTTTACTGCGATTTCCCGATGCGTTGCAAGAGCGTAATGCGGGTGACGCCTGGGATGTCGTCTGGCTGCGACAGTACGGCGCAGGTGGCCTGACGGCGCTGATACAGCGCAAACGAGCGGGTCGGCGGAGCGGCAAGTGCCCATCCGGCCGCGATCATCAGGCCGCTCATTTCTCGCGCGGCTGCTTCGGGGTGGCTGGGGACGGTGGCCGTGACGAGGGTGGCGCGGGTGGCGGCGAGGGTGGCGGTGAAGGTCAATTCCGCGTTTGCCGGACGCGGGAGGTCGGGCCAGATCGGTTCCGTGGCGCGATGCGTCCGCGGAGGCTTCTGGGTGATCAGGATGGCGAGGGTTTTGTCAATGTGCGCCGGGAGTATGAG
This window harbors:
- a CDS encoding FHA domain-containing protein, producing the protein MTFKLTIVRPDQPPAAFDLQPGVYLIGRGEGCGIRLRSPDVSERHAVLTLSPEGSTIEDLDSSNGTHLDGALLHGCRPLTSATHSIVAGPYTLSLTLPAVVAVGAPRAPFPPPPRFQAPSASTMPEPITSAPASRPASLADPQAAIRREVKNQIHREVLQRIDLKRLTNSRVNTEELQKRTRETLDAIIREIQEKQRLPTGLDPARLAREIYNEAMGFGPLDDFLEDDSVTEIMVNGPQQIYVERGGRVELTGDTFMDDASVLAIIERIVSPIGRRIDESQPYVDARLPDGSRVNAIIHPLSLSGPCITIRKFSKIAFTDQDLIRFGSWSQPMVDLLRICVLLRKNIIVSGGTGSGKTTLLNTLSAFIPEEDRIITVEDAAELRLVQPHVVRLESRPPNIEGRGAVIIRDLVRNALRMRPDRIIVGECRGGEALDMLQAMNTGHDGSLTTVHANSPRDVISRLETLVLMAGMDLPSRAIREQIASAVDVIVQISRMSDGSRKVTSITEVVGLEGAQIVMQEIFAFSQTGIDGDGKVIGRHRPTGSVPTFFEQLKARGLKLDPAIFQPDARGGGES
- the cpaB gene encoding Flp pilus assembly protein CpaB, which codes for MKQKLILIISVVIGILAALFTKQYLNAKDREVARMIADFKRSQRMINIVVVKRDLPAGTVLQHTDLGVSAVPESAVRGHAVLSEDAQFLFGRKTMRLLEHLSPIFWSDLEGGAPGSRGMADDIPNQMRALSINVSGSSSVSGMVRPNDRVDVLGTFSFPSARNPLELELVTLTVLQNVTILATGRETAKTFSSASRSGSYSTVTLSVTPREAEMLVFAEQIKGRLVLALRNSSDVAVENDPPRVNFDHIQEAIKTLNIARQELLHKRTH